Genomic DNA from Buteo buteo chromosome 21, bButBut1.hap1.1, whole genome shotgun sequence:
GGCAGTGCCAGCAAGAATGCATAAACGGAGCAACAGTATCTTTGTGGCTGCTAGTTCCCATGCCTTTTCCAGGGTAGACTGATCTCCACACTGGCAGGTCACttaacagtgaaaattaaattaaaacttgAGGGATTTCTGGGAAGAGCAGCTAAATATGCACCCATACATATAAGGGGCTGACTGGCTGGAGAGCAGATTGGCAGGAAAGAACCTGGGTGTCCCAGTGCACAcaaagttgaacatgagccgGCAATGGCCCGTTGCAGTAAAGGCAGCTTAagagcatcctgggctgcattagacaGAGAGTTGCCAGCCGGTCAATGGAGGTGACACATCcggagtgctgggtccagctctgggctccTTGGTACAAGGACATCGACATACTAGAACAAGTCCAGCGaggggccacaaagatgattaagggactggagcatctgtcatacAAGGAACCTGCTCTAGTTGACTCTGTTTTGAGCAGGGTGTTTGGACTAGAAGAtatccagaggtccctgccaacaaaactattctgtgattctgaaatAACATAGGATAAAGTAAGGTAAGatagaattaatatttttaaatttaaaaaccccaTAATTATTATTCCTTTCCCATTCATTTATAACAGGTGTCaagcagttattttttatttaatacaaacAGAAAGTTAAAACTCTGATAGAGTGGAAGAATGCTTCAGGAAGAAACATGATGTTTTTAGATGAACTCAGGAATTCTGAATGTCATGTCATGAAGATGGTGACTGCACATAAAGTTCTGACCACCTATTGATTAGAAGCTGTATTCTTGGATATCTAGAGGCTGTTAAAAGGGGCcctattttcttcataaatacTTTGGAAACAAAGAATTCCCAAAGAATTAGGAAAATAATTAGTGTAATTAAGAGATCAAGAatagagaatttattttttttttaatttacctcGCATCTAGCCCTTTGAGGAAAGCACAATTCAACAGTTTGGATCAGAAGTACCTGTTTTTCACAGGCATTTCAGAATACAGATGGCCACAGTTCTGATTTATGGAGAATAATTTGGCCTGGCTTCTGATTCCTTGAATTGGCAAATTCTTCCCATTCCTTGCCCCAGCTCTTCCAAAGCTGATGGATTAAGATGTTTGCACAGCAAGTATGACAACCATTAAGCACAGCTGCCAGATGTGACATTAAGAAAAGCCATATATCGAGTCACAGAGAAAAGGTTTCTCATTTTTGCCTCTGGGTCTCAAACTGCAGAATTTGCAGGGAAATACGCTGAAGTTGAGCTTCTACTGAATGGTCTTCAAAGATAGTATCTGGTATTTTCTTATAATACTCATCATCATAGTATTTATTACTGCTCATAGTATTCAATACCAAAATAATCctcattctgatttttaaagagattGAAGTTGCCTTTTAAAAGTGCAATTCCCTTGCCTAAAAGGCCATAAATGAATAGTTTTAACACACATTAACAAAATGTACTTGGCAGTTAAAGAATAAATTGACATATATCTACCTTTCTCAGTAAGTAAAGTGcatcctgtgattctgtgcAATTTTTTGCCAGCATGTCAATATCACCTTTGGATACAATAGGTTCTTTCAGCTGCTCTATCCAGGACCACATCAAGCTACAGAGGATAAAAGGATCTCTCTCGGTACAGATTTTATCCCAAGCTCCATCTCGAGAATTCAGttctttcttaaaacaaaacaaaacaaaactgaagatgCATCATCTATTTACTTTTGCCAACATTCTCTTTTGATTGTAGCAGTATGTGGCTGCTTATGTTCcaacaaaaaaagacttaagagttacaaaaaaaaaaaagtctatttttttccaaagcatcaACATTAATCAGCAGTAATACAAGTGattctttaaaacagaagaatgacATAAATGGTGCTGCTCAGAACCTTCCAATTATCTACTAGAATACATAAAACACCTTTGGATTCCAACGTCAAAGCAAATGTTGCTAGGAGAATTTGGGTTTGAGGACAATCAGTTAAGTTTCAACTAAATTCTTCTACTTTTACACATAGAATCCTCTGTTTAGTTCTGAGAAAGCACTGATTAAAAACAACACAGCTCTACCTTAAAACCTGTGGTACCTTTATGCTACCAGAAACCAAGTTACAACCACAGATAACTGCATTAATTTTCACTAGTTAGTAAAATGAATTAACACAACCAGAAACAATGTTATAACCTCCTGCTAGAGACCAAAATTTGTAGGTGCactttgcttgcttttgaaagaaCTGGTCCATAACAGACAAATACAATCATTTACTGAACCACAGTATAAACTGGTGTCCCAATGTGCCATTTCAAAGCACATGGTAGCATTTTTGCCATTCTAGGAATTAACCTAGGTGAAATATGCAGAGCCCATAACACTAAATCAAGTTAAAAATTACCTGCCACATTTCTACCTTCTGCTTCACTTCATCCTCTCCCAGAAATTCATTTATATCTGCAAGTGCTTTTGCTGCCAAAACTCTTCGGGCTTCCAAACTTAATTCTGACTGCAGAACAATGTGTGGAATTGTCTCTGACACATCTTTGCTACCTTGGCTTTCATATCCAATGGAAAAGTTCActttagaagaagaagaagaatcaGAGTCCTCAGAGACATAGACTCTTCTGCTATACATATTAGTCTTGTGGTCTTTCCTATGACCAATCTCATTGGTAAAATTATGCCCTGGTGTTCCAGGTTCCCTGGTATTATGGATAGATGCTAGACCTGAAGAAAAGGTTCTGCTGCGTTGTACTTCTTTGGTAGAGAGCCTTCTGTGATAAAGTGAGGATCCATCTTTTCGTCCATCCAAATTAAATTTACCTTGACTCCAGAACATGCATGTATTACGCACTAATGCTTCTTTGTTTAAATCCAACTGTGTTTTTTGTTCACCTGTGGCAGAACATTCCTCACCACTGTTCTGCTTAAGTTTGTTGCACAGTAATATCTGAGCAGGTACTGTCCATGCAGTTTCTCCTTGGTCTAAAAGAAACTCAGTTCTCCTTAAATCTGACTCACTATAGCTTAGACGCCTTCTCAGATGAGTAAGAGGCTGAAGGCATTCCGCATTCCTTCTCTTCCAAAGCGGATCACATTCATGTCccagggagaaaagagaatCCTGGGTCTCGAAAGTGGACGACTGGGTATGGGAGGAGTCTGACGTATCACTGTCCTGCCTTGCGAGTTCTCTATCTAGCTGTGTGGACACCAACTGAGAAACAGTCTTTTCAATTTCAGCTGAGAGATCTGGTATATCTAACAATTCTGCCTCTATCACTTGTCTGTTTTCAGCCAAGTCTAGCAACAATTTACAAACTAGATGAATAAGTTTTGGCACGTGTTTGAGATGCCTACTCTCATAACCATGGAGCAGATGTCTCTGACGGGTCAGGTACTGGGACAGTGTCACTGTGTGTGCCTTGGGCTCACAGCatgcaaatacatttctcaGAGGAACCAAAAACTGAGTGAATTCTCTGATGCATAACAACTGCCCTCTAGTCTGAATAGAATTAGGCCTTTTTGCTCTGACAAACAGAATTGCTTGATCAGCACTCATTCTTGTTGCAAAAACTAAGTAGCAAGCTATTAGTACACCTGGAAAACATAAAGACAAGCATTAGTTGAAGAACTATCAGACTAAAACAAATACTTAGTGGAACTACAGGGTAAAAATATAGGTAAATATACAGGCCCTCTATTATGTGATGCTGTTACCTAAGTATAGTTGCACTGGTTGGATCACAGGATAGTAAACCCATTCTCACTACATGTTCGGTGAGAGCTAATTTCTCACCACAGCATCTCTAGGAGTTCTGTCATTTGTGAACACAGGAGCAATGGTGGCTTCTAAAGGAAGGACACGGGCAAAAAGGTCTTGAAAGACGTAAATGAAATTTTAGCTGCTCCACCAAAACTACCTGATCTAACAATGAGTGGCAGGTTTGTAAACATGTAATAAATGCTGGACAATGAAAGTGCACTATGTGAATTTTTCCCACCAAAAAGAAGCTGTCCCATTTGAATGTAACAGGGAATTATTATACAAATTCAAAAATTTTCTAACCTTACAGGCTTCTGTTTTTAATATGCTAAAACTGATCTCCTCTAGCCATTCAGATAATTTTCACaaatttgtttaatatttttaaccattttatAGATGTGCATTTTGCAATTATATAGAATCTaaacaaattattaataatttataaCCACAgactgttttgcatttttagaaaaacGGTTCTGTTGATCTTGCAGTAGAGCACATACCTGTCCGACCAAGTCCTGCGTGACAGTGTACAGCTACCCTCCCTTCCTGCAAGGCGAAAGCCATGACTTTTACCATATCAAGTATAGTAGTGAGAGATGCCACTCCATAATCCTTCCAtccaaaattataaaaataaactaaaataaaaagagagagagttaTTTTCTGCCATACCAAATACGAAATTTTCAGTACTATATGCAGAGGAGAGATGACTAATAATAAATGATAGTACTAAAATTGCATAATGGATCTTAGAATCTGACTACATATTGTTTGCAAgagattattttcctctttcagtgtACACTTGCTATTGAAATTTGATAAATACGTGAAGCTAGCAAAGATTTGTCAAACTGAAGTTCTACTAGAATGTAAAAGGTGTAACAAAACTGAGTGATTCATACTAAAATTACTGAGCTATATATAGGTAGAgggtattttttcccttttagaaataaaagcagttctTCAGTCAAAAGCTGTTTCTTAAAGAAGCACTTTTTCTCATCTCACCGtaatatgaaaatacaaaaatactgtCAATACAGATGTCCTCAAATGAAATAACCTTTGTCTAGatagaaaacattaattttaccAGAATTTGAAACACTATTAATGGATTATATAATTGTGAactcagaagaagaaaactttaaCTAGCTGTTGTCCTTTCTTTATTCTGAACACCTGAACATAAAGTCTCCATCTCATTCGACATCTATATGATGTTCAATAATGTGTTATTCTCTCTTGATTATATTTGGCAAGTTTCATGTTTACATCACATTTTGTGCAACACTTCTTACATAGCTGCTTTTAACACACAAGCATTCAAGTAAAAACATCTTTAAGTGCCAAAATCAATAATTAATgaggaacagcagcaggagtGAACTTACTTCCAGCCTCCATAAAAGCTTCAGGAAGGTAGGTGAAGCCGCTTTCTTGTTCCAGTGGATTTCCACAGCTTGCATGCTCCCCAGGACGCTGAAGGTTAATTATGGTTTTTATGCCACATCTTAAGGAAGGAATGGATGAGTCAAAGTATTATATGCAGCCAAAATCTCATTAtctcttattttctgaaacacatATTTATTCTTAGCGGGCAATAAATCTTTACCTGTATatcattaaaatgaaaggatCTTTATCAACAATCCAAATCTAtgttgaaagagaaaatggatcAGGAATTACACTAGTAATACGTACAGTAAATAATGACTAAATTTGTTACCTTTCAAACTGTTCAATAATGTTGTACTTTTCAATTAATTCTGTTGAGGGTCGAGCCATAGCCAGTATGTTATCTGTTATCCTGAGAAATTAGAAAAGTAGATAATAATACTGTTATTAATAATTTCCTGGGTATGAATCTACCAAAATAAGAATACTATGTTATATtcaagaaagacagaaataccTTGCTGATTAactagaaattatttctcaaaaaattCTACTATCATATCATGTTAGTGATAAATCTTGTTAAGCTGATACAGATATGACATACCAAAAGACCATTACTGGAACTGTTTAAATGTCAGGCCAATGAACATActaaaaaattcttttgaataGAAATCTGGACTCAGATCTCTGTTTGGCCCTTCATGTTTTGTATGCTTCTGAATAGCATTTGctgttacaaaaaaatcagtaagaatGTAAAGATACATTTCATGTGACTATTACTTTATATGAATATGCTTTTGAACACATGCATTATTTCCTCTTCAGtaaatgtttttacttttaaattctatttaaatagAGATGaacacatttaaattaatttgcattttaaacctTAGCAAGAACTGTCTATAACCTAGAGtagttttttaataattcatgaCAGATAGGTATTTATTCTTTTGGATCTGAACCAAAATTACTGTAAGTCAACAGAAATCTTTCATCTTTACTGGGCTATGTACAACAGCCATTATGGTTTACTGTTAAGCTGTAATTCTGAATCAAGTTATCATTAAGTTTCATACTTAGCAGTAGCTGATCTAAAAAAAcctcattattttcctttgaattgtCTCTTTTAATAAATACAATTGATGCAGTTATATTTAGTGAGAGTAAATGCTGCTTATTACCAAGAAGAGTAGAGCCCTTTAATGGCTTGCTCCTGCTCACTCCATCGAGCCGGGTTTTCATACTTGCAAGCACGTCCACCACATGCCATTGAGCACTGCATGTGACCAGGAATGACATGGCGAAGGCGCTCCCCTACTTTAGTGTATTTTGCTGTCGGACGCCTTGAACTTCCTAGAACACAGGCAAAAACAGATTTAGTAAGGCAGCTTAGAAATTCATCTCCACCTTAAAAGTATCAGTTCAACCTTAAATTGATGAAGTTACAAACAGCATAAATATATGGAATATATATTTAAGGCTCATTTTTCAACACAGACTTAAACTAAGAATTCTGAGGGGGAAAAATTGCTTGCATTACTGCAGAAGTTGTTTTTTCTCACAGTAACTGGTTTTTCTTATTAAGTTAGAGGTGTGTGATATTCtttgcaacattaaaaaaatgtcacagTCCTCTTCCACCTGAAATTGAAAATACTTAGCCATATACTTGGTGTATGTGTGAATGTGTGCTTCTATTTTATCTATTCTTTTTAACCAAGCTATTAGAGTGAAAAGCATATATTAATCCTTGAATAAGGAACCAgtgaacaaaatataaaatacaggaaaaaaaattttaagccCAGTattttatgcatatatatatatattaaaaagacaTATCTAACAGAGCAAAAGTATATTAATTTAATACTGAGAAAATACCCAGAACTGACAACAGTCTTAATGAAAAgtactttactttttttttcaggaaaagttgCATCCAGCTCCTCAGGGCTCAGAGATGATACCGCCACCATAACCCGGTGAGTCGATGATGAGAGTACCTCTACAACTGAGCTCCGGCGCCTCTGGATTATGCGAAGAAGGGGATCGGAGGAAGAATGCCTCCGACCCTGGAAAAAGTTGCTAAAAATACTCACTGCTGAACGCCTTCGGGGTGAACCCTGCATGACTGACCAGCCCCAGATACTGTCTAGGAAGGCTGCTGAGGACGCACTGATCAGAAATCCAAGTTGCTCAGCGCTGAAGTTGAGGAGAGCTGTGCATCCTTCTGTATGCTCCAGCAGCTAGTCTGCATGGGCTGAGCTGTCTCCATAGTAACTAACAATGAAGGCGCTGCTGCCAGTTATCCTTGGGCTGCTCCATTCTATAGGAATTGAGTCTGTTTGGGACAAACCGTTCTGCTGCTTGATGAAAATAGTTGCATTTCAAGCAGATAATTTTGAAAACGGACTGGGAAcaaccaaaacattttc
This window encodes:
- the PTPDC1 gene encoding protein tyrosine phosphatase domain-containing protein 1 isoform X2 yields the protein MAAGVLLQNELPYSSLLESSLYLANMSSGSSRRPTAKYTKVGERLRHVIPGHMQCSMACGGRACKYENPARWSEQEQAIKGLYSSWITDNILAMARPSTELIEKYNIIEQFERCGIKTIINLQRPGEHASCGNPLEQESGFTYLPEAFMEAGIYFYNFGWKDYGVASLTTILDMVKVMAFALQEGRVAVHCHAGLGRTGVLIACYLVFATRMSADQAILFVRAKRPNSIQTRGQLLCIREFTQFLVPLRNVFACCEPKAHTVTLSQYLTRQRHLLHGYESRHLKHVPKLIHLVCKLLLDLAENRQVIEAELLDIPDLSAEIEKTVSQLVSTQLDRELARQDSDTSDSSHTQSSTFETQDSLFSLGHECDPLWKRRNAECLQPLTHLRRRLSYSESDLRRTEFLLDQGETAWTVPAQILLCNKLKQNSGEECSATGEQKTQLDLNKEALVRNTCMFWSQGKFNLDGRKDGSSLYHRRLSTKEVQRSRTFSSGLASIHNTREPGTPGHNFTNEIGHRKDHKTNMYSRRVYVSEDSDSSSSSKVNFSIGYESQGSKDVSETIPHIVLQSELSLEARRVLAAKALADINEFLGEDEVKQKVEMWQKELNSRDGAWDKICTERDPFILCSLMWSWIEQLKEPIVSKGDIDMLAKNCTESQDALYLLRKEQCQTILCILHCVVNLQMLPADVEEALLARAIKAFTKTSFDSENGPYVYNTLKKVFKQTLEEKRKNLKEGTENPS
- the PTPDC1 gene encoding protein tyrosine phosphatase domain-containing protein 1 isoform X1 encodes the protein MQGSPRRRSAVSIFSNFFQGRRHSSSDPLLRIIQRRRSSVVEVLSSSTHRVMVAVSSLSPEELDATFPEKKRSSRRPTAKYTKVGERLRHVIPGHMQCSMACGGRACKYENPARWSEQEQAIKGLYSSWITDNILAMARPSTELIEKYNIIEQFERCGIKTIINLQRPGEHASCGNPLEQESGFTYLPEAFMEAGIYFYNFGWKDYGVASLTTILDMVKVMAFALQEGRVAVHCHAGLGRTGVLIACYLVFATRMSADQAILFVRAKRPNSIQTRGQLLCIREFTQFLVPLRNVFACCEPKAHTVTLSQYLTRQRHLLHGYESRHLKHVPKLIHLVCKLLLDLAENRQVIEAELLDIPDLSAEIEKTVSQLVSTQLDRELARQDSDTSDSSHTQSSTFETQDSLFSLGHECDPLWKRRNAECLQPLTHLRRRLSYSESDLRRTEFLLDQGETAWTVPAQILLCNKLKQNSGEECSATGEQKTQLDLNKEALVRNTCMFWSQGKFNLDGRKDGSSLYHRRLSTKEVQRSRTFSSGLASIHNTREPGTPGHNFTNEIGHRKDHKTNMYSRRVYVSEDSDSSSSSKVNFSIGYESQGSKDVSETIPHIVLQSELSLEARRVLAAKALADINEFLGEDEVKQKVEMWQKELNSRDGAWDKICTERDPFILCSLMWSWIEQLKEPIVSKGDIDMLAKNCTESQDALYLLRKEQCQTILCILHCVVNLQMLPADVEEALLARAIKAFTKTSFDSENGPYVYNTLKKVFKQTLEEKRKNLKEGTENPS